The Diorhabda carinulata isolate Delta chromosome 12, icDioCari1.1, whole genome shotgun sequence DNA window ttgttcaaaaacaaataactttgaattttacacgTGTTTTAAcgtttactaaaaaatataattaactacAACCCTTGTATTGAAGACGAAATTCCtaatcacgttttttttttcatttatttgcgttcttaaaaaatgtagtttccGAATCGGTTACCAAGCGTAAAAAAAGGTACCGTAAAATCACGTACGAATGAaacgatttttcttttctttcgtaatattctttaatatcattaaatagacaaaatgtttattaaaataaagaaactttgaatagaaattgcggaaaattttcacaattttcctTTCAAAATCATTTGTATCTCTTCCAAAgttttaaatacataaatttattgttcaaaaacaaataactttgaattttacacgTGTTTTAAcgtttactaaaaaatataaataactacaACCCTTGTATTGAAGACGAAATTTCtaatcacgtttttttttcgttaatttgcgttcttaaaaaaatgtagtttccGAATCGGTTAGAAAGCGTGAAAAAAGGTACCGTAAAATCACGTACGAATGAaacgatttttcttttctttcgtaatattctttaatatcatcaaatagacaaaatgtttatgaaaacgAAGAAACTTTGAATAGAAATTGCggaaatttttcacaattttcctTTCAAAATCATTTGTATCTCTTCCAAAGTtgtaaatacataaatttattgttcaaaaacaaataactttgaattttacacgTGTTTTAAcgtttactaaaaaatataaataactacaACCCTTGTATTGAAGACGAAATTTCtaatcacgtttttttttcgttaatttgcgttcttaaaaaaatgtagtttccGAATCGGTTACCAAGCGTAAAAAAAGGTACCGTAAAATCACGTACGAATGAaacgatttttcttttctttcgtaatattctttaatatcattaaatagacaaaatgtttattaaaataaagaaactttgaatagaaattgcggaaatttttcacaattttcctTTCAAAATCATTTGTATCTCTTCCAAAGTTTTGCCTTTAGTTTCCGGTATATACAAATGAGTAAAAACGGCGGTAAGTAaacaaattatggaaaataaataaaacggaTATTCCATACCTAGCGAATCGGTGAGACGTTGATATATTAGAATGGATAACAACGAAGCTACGATATAACAACCGTCAGCTAAGGTCATACCGTACGCTTTCATTTTAGTAGAAAACAATTCTGCAGTCAAAACAATCGGAACCATTCCTAAACCTATTTTGAAACAGCAAGCGTATAACATTACGCAAACGGTAGGAATCCAGCTGATCTGTATAGTATCGAATCcgcaatttttcaaattgaaataaacggCGATAACCAATAAACATACGGCCGTTAAAATACACGATAAAATCAACAAAGTTTTTCTCCCGTATTTATCTATACATATAGAAGCCGTACAAGCCGACGAAACCatcattatagaaaataaaacggCCGCCGAATTCGGTTGCAAATAAATTGATCCGGCCGCTTCCAAGATAATATGTAAATTCATAAGTAGTACACTGATTCCGGCGAAATGTTGCGCGAAATTCATCGCCGTCATAATTAAAAATCCTTTTCTATTACTAGGTACCGTAAACAGATCTTTCAAATTACCTTTCTCGGTTTTTTGTCTAGCCACCGCATCTTTGATATTTTCCAATTCTTTAGAAATATCGACTTTTTTAGATCTAAACCATTCCAAATTGTTTCCAGCTCGTTCCGATTCGcctttatatatcaaataataaggACTTTCCGGCATAAATGGGAAAATGATGAGTTGAGTACACGTCAAACATACGCCAATAACGCAATGGACGTAAAAAGGCGTTAAAGGCACTACCgtataaactaaaataatacCGCACAgcatcatcaaataaattaaactaCTCAAGAATCCTCGTATCTTATGTTCGGCTATTTCCGCTATATACATGGGAGTCGCTACGAACGCCATGTTTCCAGCTGCTCCGGCGAACGCCCGCGCCACAAATATGTATTCGACTCTAAGTTGGAGACCTATCGCAACCCAAACTAACGCCGCCACGAAAGTAGCTAACAATATAGATTTTTTCCTTCCGAGTCTATCGACGAAGTACATCGTTATCCAAAGTCCTACGAAAGCTCCTACCATCACCGACGTTTCCAACCATTCTCCTTcgtatttgttaatttttatggGAGAATCCGGTTTCAGTAGGATAGGTAAAACCGGAGCCGTCCAACCGTAATGCATACCGTCACTAACTGCGACCAAAGTACctgtaaaaccaaaaaattaatttgaaaatacgaaaatttaaatattatgttCTTGGCAAGTGATTTTTTCATCCATCTAATTAACTAAATTATCGCCGACTTCGTGATTCGTTCCCAAGTGCCTCGTACATTTATTCTTTTAGCACCCTGTACatatttttacgtatttatatTTGGTTAATGTGAATAAGTACAACGTATAAATATACCTGCAAAAACTGCTAGCAACTGAGATAAAGTtcctttaaatatattttcattttgttcggCAATCGTTATTGCAGTCATGTTCACTTTTAttcctaaaataaataaaatggcgGTAGTCTGTATACGTAcagaattttaaaatcttgtacaaataaaaactcGTACTCGTATAATCCATCATGTTTTTACAactttacaatatttattttatttagttcttTTGTATGaatgttgtaaaaaaatataacagaacTTACaacatcgaaatatttttataaaaacttgattttgaTATCAAATTAGACACTTTTGAACAACTCCGaaattacctaacctaacctaacttaaccacaTTTAATTCAGTAATTGTTCactgtgtgtgtgtgtgtgtgtgtgtgtgttttaaATTAACACAATGTCTCTGTACTTACCTATTCGTATCgagataatatttcaataaaaaccaatggaaattataaaacaatattttatttcgtaCTTGTTCTTTACAATCCCagtaaattgaaatgaaatataaaaattcagtttacGATAATTAAATTCACTCTGTAggttttaatatttcaatcagATCCGTTGTTAAAATTTGTCGTAATGGAATCGACAGAAATATCTAGATAACTAACGACGGTTACCCCCAtaacagattatttttatttaaattatctgATGGAACATATATAAAGAGATTAATGGGCAATAAAAGTACAgtattgtatttataaaaaaattaaattatatttgtatatattttgaatttaaatatttaagtCGTATGCacattttacgaaaaaaaaaaatccgaACTCGATGCTGCGCATTCTCAaacatgcgcagtatagatcccataccaactgtccgtTTAGGAATTTTACATTGTCAAAACGCAcatcaacataacctcaaaaaagtacAATTGTTTTAAAGTTCGTTTGGTGTATATTAGTGAAAAATAGGTGATAATCGTTACAATATTATGCAAGAAACGGTTCTTATAAAAGCAAAAACGTTGCTCAGCAAACAATTACAATCATTTTACAGCGAAAGAAGGGAAAACGATCCAATGAAGAAACGTTGGACTGCTGCTCGAACTAACGATGAAATCAAATGATTCATAGGGCGTTAAAAGAAGCAATAAACAGTATCAttggataaaaaattgaatatctaaTGCTAAGATGAAACACAGtgatcaaattataatttgtataatacCCAAGgaacttttcaaattttgacgTATTAGTAGTAGTGTTATAAAACTACGGGACGTGGTGGAAGAGATAAAATGTTATTCGAactggaaaattattattaaattcctAGAGCTACAGTTTCCATTTTGCAGAAAGTGCAATCTCAAAAAGACACAACCATATAAGTGATTAATCGTTTGctctattatttaataaaactttggttaggttaggaaaaacAGGAAAAATGTAAAATGCCCAGGTAAAATGAGGGTGTCAAATATAAGGTGATACATATACTTTTGTCAAAACCTGtgataattatcaaaaaattttaattacaaaagttCTTTGTATTCTGAGGATTTTTAGATTATtgacttattattttaaataaaacaccctatattttattgcgttttttgGTTTAGTTGTGAAAGCACAGGTAAATTTCACGAGACGTATCTATTTGATTTCCGCACGGTTTAAGAAATGGATTACTATATGGAAAATAATGTAACACGCTGAGTattgcatttttgaaatttagatTGAGAATGTTTCATTAGGAATAATTCAGAAAAAACTAAAgttttgtgttcaaaaattcattttggaaaTGATGTCATTTTATTGTCcataatgatttttcaataaaaactcaaatatttccaataccgTGCGGAAATCAAATAGATCCGTCTTATGAAATTCACCTTTGCTTTTACAACTAAACcaaaaaacgcaataaaatacattaaaaatttcgatattGAAGAATTGTATACTCTAAAAGtgaataatctaaaaattccttCAAAGAACTTTTgcaattaaagtttttttataattcttacAGATTTTGAGAAAAGTAAATGGATCAcgtttattttttgacaaattttgttaaatcgTCTACAATTATCTAGTCATAACGCAAGAAGGACTCTCTCAGGATCAAATTTTGCCGgttttttttgcaaaatgttTAAACTTTTCATCAAATGCCCGAATTTGCAGATAGAGTAattcgttggttaaagtttggTTGGATTTTTGTATGGATGGGGGTTCGGTTCGTTAGTGTAGACCCTGAAAGCTCCTGTGCAAGGGGTGGGAATGTGTTTGCCTAACTATTTCTGAAACGGCTCTTCTCggtttggattttttttatattttgaggaATTTTCTCAAACCATTCAAATTTCACTGTCCGAAAAGACTGGAATAAAGAAAACAGAGGCGGTTGTTAAacgtattattttattcaaaactgGAATAATAGATGCcagttattacaaaattatatttaaatgacTAAAATATTATGTGTACCGAGTACAAACGAACcgaatataaacaaaaactttgGTGGTCTCCAGCTATCACAtaacaaaacgaaaaactttttacaaaatttcctgAACATAGTAGTGACTTTTCAAGAAATTCGGCaatatactattatttatataatatacagtttaaatataaataaaacagaagatTTTTGATTAAATGGTTATCGTCAaagttcaaaaaatgttaatattaacgaaatattaTTCCTCGTAGTTGTAGCGACATCTATTACGTATACAAACatactaaattttatatatacatggTTGTCaaactat harbors:
- the LOC130900018 gene encoding facilitated trehalose transporter Tret1-like isoform X2 yields the protein MHYGWTAPVLPILLKPDSPIKINKYEGEWLETSVMVGAFVGLWITMYFVDRLGRKKSILLATFVAALVWVAIGLQLRVEYIFVARAFAGAAGNMAFVATPMYIAEIAEHKIRGFLSSLIYLMMLCGIILVYTVVPLTPFYVHCVIGVCLTCTQLIIFPFMPESPYYLIYKGESERAGNNLEWFRSKKVDISKELENIKDAVARQKTEKGNLKDLFTVPSNRKGFLIMTAMNFAQHFAGISVLLMNLHIILEAAGSIYLQPNSAAVLFSIMMVSSACTASICIDKYGRKTLLILSCILTAVCLLVIAVYFNLKNCGFDTIQISWIPTVCVMLYACCFKIGLGMVPIVLTAELFSTKMKAYGMTLADGCYIVASLLSILIYQRLTDSLGMEYPFYLFSIICLLTAVFTHLYIPETKGKTLEEIQMILKGKL
- the LOC130900018 gene encoding facilitated trehalose transporter Tret1-like isoform X1 gives rise to the protein MTAITIAEQNENIFKGTLSQLLAVFAGTLVAVSDGMHYGWTAPVLPILLKPDSPIKINKYEGEWLETSVMVGAFVGLWITMYFVDRLGRKKSILLATFVAALVWVAIGLQLRVEYIFVARAFAGAAGNMAFVATPMYIAEIAEHKIRGFLSSLIYLMMLCGIILVYTVVPLTPFYVHCVIGVCLTCTQLIIFPFMPESPYYLIYKGESERAGNNLEWFRSKKVDISKELENIKDAVARQKTEKGNLKDLFTVPSNRKGFLIMTAMNFAQHFAGISVLLMNLHIILEAAGSIYLQPNSAAVLFSIMMVSSACTASICIDKYGRKTLLILSCILTAVCLLVIAVYFNLKNCGFDTIQISWIPTVCVMLYACCFKIGLGMVPIVLTAELFSTKMKAYGMTLADGCYIVASLLSILIYQRLTDSLGMEYPFYLFSIICLLTAVFTHLYIPETKGKTLEEIQMILKGKL